Proteins encoded together in one Salmo trutta chromosome 3, fSalTru1.1, whole genome shotgun sequence window:
- the LOC115186674 gene encoding uncharacterized protein LOC115186674 isoform X2 gives MPSWIRLTVLLSALTVHCFLDGTCPRRDPPPSVLVLSPGSVLVLACSGQVEVNGLEVRVNRAEHTGVITGVHPTTVSTTTDTTSNRTTVSTTTDTTSNRTTVSTTTDTTSNRTTVSTTTDTTSKRTTVSAIKDSSDNGTTVSAIKDSSDNGTTVSAIKDDSDNGTTVSAIKDDSDNGTTVSAIKDSSDNGTTVSAIKDSSDNGIDTFSTGKDTIVLTVTDTPVISWTDDTGTDRTEKTIIRNTRAGDHTPLTVREVNKGNGKNVEDVTEEEHKGGGGEQRDTGWSLYTVNQPGHTDTQKLFPLTGTSLQPTRDSRAGGADTELPSDWWTDAMDIEDDYEEEGGRRVRGLRGRSQWRLNGRPLRGGEERGGVVVLGRRGATLTLSSLAVGDSGNYSCHRGGKLVSSLRVSVAVPPERPKLSCYKRSPSSKIRCDWTASQPVTPVPQCYLLLRKGLSGSFSRVNCSYSALLSRCWCAIGHQEKESREPHLAYLCVTNTAGNTTSPLLDFTPLDIIKPDPPSSVVVRGVEGQERRLRVGWAVPHSWKERDRYHELLYELRYHTMPHGTQIKGTSTARSYTITDALPGVQYLIQLRAKEEFDGHWSEWSTAVYANTWTAPVPTVFSDLSTVMDYTDYIDSGSGMTEETSVSESKGDVEVWPHVLWVVASCVLLSITLLSTYLYRHRERFMSKLWRLSPVSSSPACPSPPVTALPSQEGHALVNLDHSIYGEPVPQEEERKEEDEEEEEEEKGVVIRFTNTSYFLVQSK, from the exons accccCCTCCCAGTGTGCTGGTGTTGTCCCCAGGCAGTGTTCTGGTCTTGGCCTGTAGTGGTCAGGTGGAGGTCAACGGGCTGGAGGTGAGGGTTAACAGGGCCGAACACACCGGTGTCATTACCGGAGTACACCCCACCACTGTCAGCACCACAACAGACACCACATCTAACAGAACCACTGTCAGCACCACAACAGACACCACATCTAACAGAACCACTGTCAGCACCACAACAGACACCACATCTAACAGAACCACTGTCAGCACCACAACAGACACCACATCTAAGAGAACTACAGTCAGTGCTATAAAAGACAGCAGTGATAATGGAACTACAGTCAGTGCTATAAAAGACAGCAGTGATAATGGAACTACAGTCAGTGCTATAAAAGACGACAGTGATAATGGAACTACAGTCAGTGCTATAAAAGACGACAGTGATAATGGAACTACAGTCAGTGCTATAAAAGACAGCAGTGATAATGGAACTACAGTCAGTGCTATAAAGGACAGCAGTGATAATGGAATAGACACATTTTCTACTGGAAAGGACACTATTGTCCTTACCGTAACAGACACTCCTGTCATAAGCTGGACAGATGATACCGGGACAGACCGTACGGAGAAAACCATCATCAGGAACACTCGTGCAGGAGACCACACCCCTCTTACTGTGAGAGAAGTTAACAAAGGGAATGGAAAGAATGTGGAAGATGTAACAGAGGAGGAGcacaaaggaggaggaggagagcagagggataCAGGGTGGAGTCTTTACACTGTCAATCAACCAGGACATACAGATACACAGAAACTATTTCCTCTTACTGGGACATCGCTCCAACCAACCAGAGACAGCAGAGCGGGAGGGGCTGACACTGAGCTGCCCTCTGATTGGTGGACTGATGCGATGGACATTGAGGATGActatgaggaggagggggggaggagggtgagggggcTGAGAGGGAGGTCTCAGTGGAGACTGAACGGGAGGCcgctgagaggaggagaggaaagaggaggagtagTGGTGTTAGGGAGGAGAGGCGCCACTCTGACCCTGTCCTCCCTGGCAGTGGGTGACTCTGGGAACTACAGCTGCCACCGCGGGGGCAAACTGGTCTCCTCTCTGAGGGTGAGCGTGGCAG TTCCTCCAGAGAGGCCTAAGCTGTCCTGCTATAAGAGGTCACCCAGCAGTAAGATCCGCTGTGATTGGACAGCCAGTCAACCGGTGACTCCTGTCCCTCAGTGCTACCTCCTCCTACGGAAAGG tctatcAGGGTCATTCTCTCGTGTCAACTGTTCCTACTCCGCCCTGCTGTCTCGGTGTTGGTGTGCTATAGGTCACCAAGAGAAGGAGAGTAGAGAGCCACACCTGGCCTACCTGTGTGTCACCAACACTGCTGGCAACACCACCAGCCCTCTCCTAGACTTCACACCTCTGGAcatta TTAAGCCAGACCCCCCCAGCTCAGTAGTGGTGAGGGGTGTGGAGGGGCAGGAGAGGAGACTGAGGGTGGGCTGGGCTGTTCCTCACTCCTGGAAAGAGAGAGACCGTTACCACGAGCTGCTCTATGAGCTCAGATACCACACCATGCCACACGGAACACAG ataaaaGGGACCAGCACAGCCCGGTCCTACACTATAACAGATGCGTTGCCAGGAGTACAGTACCTGATCCAACTCAGAGCTAAGGAAGAGTTTGATGGCCACTGGAGTGAATGGAGCACGGCTGTCTACGCCAACACCtggacag CCCCTGTGCCAACTGTGTTCAGCGATCTTTCTACTGTTATG GACTACACAGACTACATAGATTCTGGCTCTGGTATGACAGAAGAGACATCAG tctctGAGTCTAAGGGTGATGTAGAGGTGTGGCCTCATGTCCTGTGGGTGGTTGCTTCCTGTGTGCTGCTATCAATCACTCTGTTGTCCACCTACCTCTACAG acacagggAGAGGTTCATGTCTAAACTGTGGAGGTTGAGtcccgtctcctcctctcctgcttgCCCCTCCCCCCCAGTCACAGCCCTGCCTTCCCAGGAAGGACATGCCCTCGTGAACTTGGACCACTCAATCTACGGGGAACCTGTCccacaggaagaagagaggaaggaggaggatgaagaggaggaagaagaggagaagggggTAGTTATTCGCTTTACCAACACAAGCTATTTTCTGGTCCAGAGCAAATGA
- the LOC115186729 gene encoding uncharacterized protein LOC115186729 isoform X2: protein MTVVSQLGSCVSAQSVGCNAVHANGTTTYQLSEPLPGSPSTCVTQWLDVNGTVLTNNKEIDKDRVVVQTSQSITTIGCMDRLKYLEECTHNKMNSNREVESLSNCIVKPFDQEPIEPEHKRCFGDWCVSGITFGLAFGISAAVVIIILVLLICYKIHIHRVRVSWTLGEGEHEEPSPDPEKPQSHPAPKVKYSAVKQRERARECD, encoded by the exons atgACAG TGGTGTCTCAGCTGGGTAGCTGTGTCAGCGCCCAGTCCGTTGGCTGTAACGCTGTACATGCCAACGGTACAACGACCTATCAACTCTCAGAGCCCCTGCCAGGATCGCCATCAACCTGTGTAACACAGTGGTTGGATGTAAAT gGCACTGTTCTCACAAACAACAAAGAGATTGACAAAGATCGTGTTGTGGTTCAGACCAGTCAATCTATTACCACCATAGGCTGCATGGACAGACTGAAGTACTTAGAGGAATGTACACATAATAAAATG AATTCAAATCGGGAAGTAGAGTCCCTTA GTAACTGTATTGTGAAGCCATTCGACCAGGAACCCATTGAACCAG AGCACAAGAGATGTTTTGGTGATTGGTGTGTATCAGGGATAACATTTGGGCTTGCCTTTGGGATATCAGCTGCTGTCGTCATCATCATCCTGGTTCTCCTTATTTGCTACAAGATCCACATTCACCG AGTGCGTGTTTCTTGGACGTTGGGTGAAGGGGAGCACGAAGAACCCTCTCCTGACCCAGAGAAGCCCCAGAGCCACCCTGCTCCCAAAGTCAAGTACTCCGCtgtgaagcagagagagagagcgagagagtgtgacTGA
- the LOC115186729 gene encoding uncharacterized protein LOC115186729 isoform X1, producing the protein MCIKEEMCLQDMEQDPDPTMFFSVMLAGWLDVWSSSSEEEESSDQNAACPCCVKLKESSLAFTVVSQLGSCVSAQSVGCNAVHANGTTTYQLSEPLPGSPSTCVTQWLDVNGTVLTNNKEIDKDRVVVQTSQSITTIGCMDRLKYLEECTHNKMNSNREVESLSNCIVKPFDQEPIEPEHKRCFGDWCVSGITFGLAFGISAAVVIIILVLLICYKIHIHRVRVSWTLGEGEHEEPSPDPEKPQSHPAPKVKYSAVKQRERARECD; encoded by the exons ATGTGTATTAAAGAAGag ATGTGTCTACAAGACATGGAACAAGATCCCGACCCAACAATGTTCTTCAGTGTGatgctagctggctggctggatgtttGG TCTTCGTCGTCTGAGGAGGAAGaatcatcggaccaaaacgcagcgtg TCCATGCTGTGTCAAGTTAAAAGAGAGTTCCCTTGCTTTCACAGTGGTGTCTCAGCTGGGTAGCTGTGTCAGCGCCCAGTCCGTTGGCTGTAACGCTGTACATGCCAACGGTACAACGACCTATCAACTCTCAGAGCCCCTGCCAGGATCGCCATCAACCTGTGTAACACAGTGGTTGGATGTAAAT gGCACTGTTCTCACAAACAACAAAGAGATTGACAAAGATCGTGTTGTGGTTCAGACCAGTCAATCTATTACCACCATAGGCTGCATGGACAGACTGAAGTACTTAGAGGAATGTACACATAATAAAATG AATTCAAATCGGGAAGTAGAGTCCCTTA GTAACTGTATTGTGAAGCCATTCGACCAGGAACCCATTGAACCAG AGCACAAGAGATGTTTTGGTGATTGGTGTGTATCAGGGATAACATTTGGGCTTGCCTTTGGGATATCAGCTGCTGTCGTCATCATCATCCTGGTTCTCCTTATTTGCTACAAGATCCACATTCACCG AGTGCGTGTTTCTTGGACGTTGGGTGAAGGGGAGCACGAAGAACCCTCTCCTGACCCAGAGAAGCCCCAGAGCCACCCTGCTCCCAAAGTCAAGTACTCCGCtgtgaagcagagagagagagcgagagagtgtgacTGA
- the LOC115186674 gene encoding uncharacterized protein LOC115186674 isoform X1, whose product MPSWIRLTVLLSALTVHCFLDGTCPRRDPPPSVLVLSPGSVLVLACSGQVEVNGLEVRVNRAEHTGVITGVHPTTVSTTTDTTSNRTTVSTTTDTTSNRTTVSTTTDTTSNRTTVSTTTDTTSKRTTVSAIKDSSDNGTTVSAIKDSSDNGTTVSAIKDDSDNGTTVSAIKDDSDNGTTVSAIKDSSDNGTTVSAIKDSSDNGIDTFSTGKDTIVLTVTDTPVISWTDDTGTDRTEKTIIRNTRAGDHTPLTVREVNKGNGKNVEDVTEEEHKGGGGEQRDTGWSLYTVNQPGHTDTQKLFPLTGTSLQPTRDSRAGGADTELPSDWWTDAMDIEDDYEEEGGRRVRGLRGRSQWRLNGRPLRGGEERGGVVVLGRRGATLTLSSLAVGDSGNYSCHRGGKLVSSLRVSVAVPPERPKLSCYKRSPSSKIRCDWTASQPVTPVPQCYLLLRKGLSGSFSRVNCSYSALLSRCWCAIGHQEKESREPHLAYLCVTNTAGNTTSPLLDFTPLDIIKPDPPSSVVVRGVEGQERRLRVGWAVPHSWKERDRYHELLYELRYHTMPHGTQIKGTSTARSYTITDALPGVQYLIQLRAKEEFDGHWSEWSTAVYANTWTAPVPTVFSDLSTVMQDYTDYIDSGSGMTEETSVSESKGDVEVWPHVLWVVASCVLLSITLLSTYLYRHRERFMSKLWRLSPVSSSPACPSPPVTALPSQEGHALVNLDHSIYGEPVPQEEERKEEDEEEEEEEKGVVIRFTNTSYFLVQSK is encoded by the exons accccCCTCCCAGTGTGCTGGTGTTGTCCCCAGGCAGTGTTCTGGTCTTGGCCTGTAGTGGTCAGGTGGAGGTCAACGGGCTGGAGGTGAGGGTTAACAGGGCCGAACACACCGGTGTCATTACCGGAGTACACCCCACCACTGTCAGCACCACAACAGACACCACATCTAACAGAACCACTGTCAGCACCACAACAGACACCACATCTAACAGAACCACTGTCAGCACCACAACAGACACCACATCTAACAGAACCACTGTCAGCACCACAACAGACACCACATCTAAGAGAACTACAGTCAGTGCTATAAAAGACAGCAGTGATAATGGAACTACAGTCAGTGCTATAAAAGACAGCAGTGATAATGGAACTACAGTCAGTGCTATAAAAGACGACAGTGATAATGGAACTACAGTCAGTGCTATAAAAGACGACAGTGATAATGGAACTACAGTCAGTGCTATAAAAGACAGCAGTGATAATGGAACTACAGTCAGTGCTATAAAGGACAGCAGTGATAATGGAATAGACACATTTTCTACTGGAAAGGACACTATTGTCCTTACCGTAACAGACACTCCTGTCATAAGCTGGACAGATGATACCGGGACAGACCGTACGGAGAAAACCATCATCAGGAACACTCGTGCAGGAGACCACACCCCTCTTACTGTGAGAGAAGTTAACAAAGGGAATGGAAAGAATGTGGAAGATGTAACAGAGGAGGAGcacaaaggaggaggaggagagcagagggataCAGGGTGGAGTCTTTACACTGTCAATCAACCAGGACATACAGATACACAGAAACTATTTCCTCTTACTGGGACATCGCTCCAACCAACCAGAGACAGCAGAGCGGGAGGGGCTGACACTGAGCTGCCCTCTGATTGGTGGACTGATGCGATGGACATTGAGGATGActatgaggaggagggggggaggagggtgagggggcTGAGAGGGAGGTCTCAGTGGAGACTGAACGGGAGGCcgctgagaggaggagaggaaagaggaggagtagTGGTGTTAGGGAGGAGAGGCGCCACTCTGACCCTGTCCTCCCTGGCAGTGGGTGACTCTGGGAACTACAGCTGCCACCGCGGGGGCAAACTGGTCTCCTCTCTGAGGGTGAGCGTGGCAG TTCCTCCAGAGAGGCCTAAGCTGTCCTGCTATAAGAGGTCACCCAGCAGTAAGATCCGCTGTGATTGGACAGCCAGTCAACCGGTGACTCCTGTCCCTCAGTGCTACCTCCTCCTACGGAAAGG tctatcAGGGTCATTCTCTCGTGTCAACTGTTCCTACTCCGCCCTGCTGTCTCGGTGTTGGTGTGCTATAGGTCACCAAGAGAAGGAGAGTAGAGAGCCACACCTGGCCTACCTGTGTGTCACCAACACTGCTGGCAACACCACCAGCCCTCTCCTAGACTTCACACCTCTGGAcatta TTAAGCCAGACCCCCCCAGCTCAGTAGTGGTGAGGGGTGTGGAGGGGCAGGAGAGGAGACTGAGGGTGGGCTGGGCTGTTCCTCACTCCTGGAAAGAGAGAGACCGTTACCACGAGCTGCTCTATGAGCTCAGATACCACACCATGCCACACGGAACACAG ataaaaGGGACCAGCACAGCCCGGTCCTACACTATAACAGATGCGTTGCCAGGAGTACAGTACCTGATCCAACTCAGAGCTAAGGAAGAGTTTGATGGCCACTGGAGTGAATGGAGCACGGCTGTCTACGCCAACACCtggacag CCCCTGTGCCAACTGTGTTCAGCGATCTTTCTACTGTTATG CAGGACTACACAGACTACATAGATTCTGGCTCTGGTATGACAGAAGAGACATCAG tctctGAGTCTAAGGGTGATGTAGAGGTGTGGCCTCATGTCCTGTGGGTGGTTGCTTCCTGTGTGCTGCTATCAATCACTCTGTTGTCCACCTACCTCTACAG acacagggAGAGGTTCATGTCTAAACTGTGGAGGTTGAGtcccgtctcctcctctcctgcttgCCCCTCCCCCCCAGTCACAGCCCTGCCTTCCCAGGAAGGACATGCCCTCGTGAACTTGGACCACTCAATCTACGGGGAACCTGTCccacaggaagaagagaggaaggaggaggatgaagaggaggaagaagaggagaagggggTAGTTATTCGCTTTACCAACACAAGCTATTTTCTGGTCCAGAGCAAATGA